The following proteins are encoded in a genomic region of Polycladomyces zharkentensis:
- the sufU gene encoding Fe-S cluster assembly sulfur transfer protein SufU, with product MSLDDLYRRVIMDHYQKPRNRGRIEDGAVTVDLNNPTCGDRVSVQMRVKDGTIEEAKFLGEGCSISLASASMMTEAVRGLKVEEALRLVDLFSEMMQGKDVDFEQFPLEDIEALSGVSKFPARIKCATLAWKALEKGLKNSQAIGH from the coding sequence ATGTCCTTGGATGATTTGTACCGTCGCGTGATCATGGACCATTACCAGAAACCCCGCAATCGTGGACGGATTGAGGACGGCGCGGTCACCGTCGATCTGAACAATCCAACATGCGGTGACCGTGTCTCCGTGCAAATGCGGGTGAAGGATGGTACAATAGAAGAAGCAAAGTTCCTTGGCGAAGGCTGCTCGATCAGCCTGGCTTCCGCCTCGATGATGACGGAAGCCGTCAGAGGACTGAAAGTGGAAGAAGCCCTTCGCCTGGTGGATCTCTTTTCAGAGATGATGCAAGGAAAAGATGTGGACTTTGAACAGTTTCCATTGGAAGATATCGAAGCCTTGAGCGGCGTGTCGAAGTTTCCGGCACGGATCAAATGTGCCACTCTGGCTTGGAAGGCCTTGGAGAAGGGATTGAAGAACTCCCAGGCAATCGGGCACTAA
- the sufB gene encoding Fe-S cluster assembly protein SufB has product MAKELPDLSEYKYGFRDKDVAVYRAKRGLTREIVEEISRMKGEPEWMLEFRLKALEQFYKMPLPNEMNSKWFSILPGKLDDLDFDSITYYVKPSERQGRSWDEVPEEIKRTFDRLGIPEAEQKFLAGVSAQYESEVVYHNMQKELEEQGVIFCDTDTAVREYPELVKEYFGTVVPPSDNKFAALNSAVWSGGSFIYVPPGVKCEVPLQAYFRINSENMGQFERTLIIADEGSFVHYVEGCTAPIYSTDSLHSAVVEIIVKKNARCRYTTIQNWAPNIYNLVTKRAVAEEGAHMEWVDGNIGSKLTMKYPAVIMKGEGAKADVLSIAVAGKGQHQDAGAKVVALAPNCTATIISKSISKQGGKVTYRGLTSFGRNSQGSKANVKCDTLILDDQSTSDTIPYNEILNDDITLEHEATVSKVSEDQLFYLMSRGLSEEEATQMIVMGFIEPFTKELPMEYAVEMNRLIKLEMEGSIG; this is encoded by the coding sequence ATGGCGAAAGAACTGCCGGATCTGTCTGAATACAAATACGGCTTTCGCGATAAAGATGTCGCCGTTTACCGGGCCAAGCGCGGTTTGACCCGGGAGATCGTCGAGGAGATTTCCCGGATGAAGGGCGAACCCGAGTGGATGCTGGAGTTTCGCCTGAAAGCGTTGGAGCAGTTTTACAAAATGCCCTTGCCCAACGAAATGAACAGCAAATGGTTCTCCATTTTGCCCGGTAAATTGGACGACTTGGACTTTGACAGCATCACCTACTATGTAAAACCGTCCGAACGCCAAGGACGTTCTTGGGACGAAGTGCCGGAAGAGATCAAACGGACGTTTGACCGTTTGGGGATTCCGGAAGCCGAGCAGAAGTTCCTGGCAGGCGTGTCGGCGCAGTACGAGTCGGAAGTGGTTTACCATAACATGCAAAAAGAGCTGGAAGAACAAGGTGTCATTTTCTGCGACACGGACACTGCCGTACGCGAATATCCGGAACTGGTGAAGGAGTACTTCGGCACGGTCGTACCGCCGTCTGACAACAAATTTGCCGCTTTGAACAGCGCGGTCTGGAGCGGCGGCAGCTTCATCTACGTGCCGCCGGGTGTCAAATGTGAAGTGCCGTTGCAGGCGTACTTCCGGATCAACTCCGAAAACATGGGGCAATTTGAACGGACGCTCATCATTGCGGACGAAGGCAGCTTCGTACACTACGTCGAAGGTTGTACGGCCCCGATCTACAGCACCGACTCGCTGCACAGCGCTGTTGTGGAAATCATCGTCAAGAAAAACGCCCGTTGCCGCTACACCACGATTCAAAACTGGGCGCCCAACATCTACAACTTGGTGACCAAACGTGCGGTGGCCGAAGAAGGGGCGCACATGGAATGGGTGGACGGCAACATCGGTTCCAAACTGACCATGAAGTATCCTGCCGTCATCATGAAAGGAGAAGGCGCCAAAGCGGATGTCCTCTCCATCGCGGTCGCGGGCAAAGGTCAGCATCAGGACGCCGGTGCCAAAGTGGTGGCGTTGGCTCCCAATTGCACGGCGACGATCATTTCCAAGTCGATCAGCAAGCAAGGCGGAAAGGTCACCTATCGCGGTTTGACCAGCTTCGGCCGCAACTCGCAAGGGTCCAAAGCCAACGTCAAATGCGATACCTTGATTCTGGATGACCAATCCACTTCCGACACCATTCCGTACAATGAGATCCTGAACGACGACATCACACTGGAACACGAAGCCACGGTCAGCAAGGTGAGCGAGGATCAGCTCTTTTACCTGATGAGCCGTGGGTTGAGTGAAGAAGAGGCTACACAGATGATCGTGATGGGCTTTATCGAGCCGTTCACCAAAGAACTGCCGATGGAATATGCGGTGGAGATGAACCGCCTCATCAAGCTGGAGATGGAAGGTTCGATTGGTTGA